In Janthinobacterium rivuli, a single genomic region encodes these proteins:
- a CDS encoding NAD(P)H-dependent flavin oxidoreductase codes for MALPVALQNLSLPVIASPMFIASGPALVAAQCKAGIVGSFPALNARPAELLDTWLTELQAELAAFQAANPDKKVGPIAVNQIVHQSNDRLAHDVEVCVKHRIPIIISSLRAPPKEMLDAIHSYGGIVLHDVISIRHAKKALEAGVDGLILVASGAGGHAGTLSPFALVGEVRKFFDGPLALSGSIATGDAVLAAQAMGADFAYIGSRWLATKESNVSDGYRDAIVDSSAADIVYTNLFTGVHGNYLKKSIEAAGLDPEALPEADKSAMNFGSGSAKAWRDIWGAGQGVGLMDDVPSVEEMVARLKAEYDAARARLKL; via the coding sequence ATGGCATTGCCTGTTGCGTTGCAAAACCTCTCCTTACCCGTTATCGCTTCGCCGATGTTCATCGCCAGCGGCCCGGCCCTCGTCGCGGCGCAGTGCAAGGCCGGCATCGTCGGTTCCTTCCCGGCCTTAAATGCGCGTCCCGCCGAATTGCTCGACACGTGGCTCACGGAGCTGCAGGCCGAACTGGCCGCCTTCCAGGCCGCCAATCCCGATAAAAAAGTCGGGCCGATCGCCGTCAACCAGATCGTGCACCAGTCGAACGACCGCCTCGCGCATGACGTGGAAGTGTGCGTGAAACACCGGATCCCCATCATCATTTCCTCGCTGCGCGCGCCGCCCAAGGAAATGCTCGACGCCATCCACAGCTATGGCGGCATCGTGCTGCATGACGTGATCTCGATCCGTCACGCGAAAAAAGCGCTGGAAGCCGGTGTCGATGGCTTGATCCTGGTGGCCAGCGGCGCCGGCGGCCACGCGGGCACCCTGTCGCCGTTCGCGCTGGTGGGCGAAGTGCGCAAATTTTTCGACGGTCCGCTGGCGCTGTCGGGCTCGATTGCCACGGGCGACGCCGTGCTGGCCGCGCAAGCGATGGGCGCCGACTTTGCCTACATCGGCTCGCGCTGGCTGGCAACCAAGGAATCGAACGTCAGCGATGGTTACCGCGACGCCATTGTCGATTCCAGCGCCGCGGACATCGTCTACACCAACCTGTTTACGGGCGTGCACGGCAATTACCTGAAAAAATCGATCGAAGCGGCCGGACTCGATCCGGAAGCCTTGCCCGAAGCGGACAAGAGCGCGATGAATTTCGGCTCGGGCAGCGCCAAGGCCTGGCGCGACATCTGGGGCGCGGGCCAGGGCGTGGGCTTGATGGACGATGTGCCGAGCGTGGAAGAGATGGTGGCGCGGCTGAAAGCCGAATACGATGCGGCGCGCGCGCGGTTGAAGCTGTAA
- a CDS encoding CopG family transcriptional regulator codes for MAKQDSKPKIGESEKITINLGLIDLGQIDLLVQEGFYSNRTDLIRTAIRNQLGTHADVVKQTVARKSLVLGMQHYSRADLEAIQAAGQRLQIQVLGLASIASDVSVELALATIESIFVLGALHASTVVKTALAGRIH; via the coding sequence ATGGCCAAGCAAGACAGCAAGCCCAAAATTGGGGAATCCGAGAAAATCACGATCAACCTCGGCTTGATCGACCTGGGGCAGATCGATTTGCTGGTCCAGGAGGGATTTTATTCCAACCGCACGGATCTGATCCGTACGGCCATACGCAACCAGCTGGGTACCCACGCCGACGTGGTGAAACAAACCGTCGCCCGTAAAAGCCTGGTATTGGGCATGCAGCATTATTCGCGCGCCGACCTGGAGGCGATCCAGGCAGCCGGCCAGCGCCTGCAGATACAGGTGCTGGGACTGGCCAGTATCGCCAGCGATGTCTCCGTGGAACTGGCACTGGCCACCATCGAGTCGATTTTCGTATTAGGTGCCCTGCACGCCAGCACCGTCGTCAAGACGGCGCTCGCAGGGCGAATTCACTAG
- a CDS encoding alpha/beta hydrolase family esterase, whose protein sequence is MKLPVNMLAQMRAATRNLMGSGPAAATEAIQQALSAAGLAPQAAATQAPPMRDINPPPAPAQAPSEPPQADAVPPTPAQAAQDFAQDFMARLGVPAGLGQHSFDMPSFELPNFHPPGFNAPAATPIDVPAGAQFIDGVYRNHAGTRSYKLYIPSSYHGQAMPLIVMLHGCTQNPDDFAAGTQMNALAEEKECFVVYPAQTQGANSSRCWNWFNAIDQQRDQGEPSLIAGIARQVIDEYPVNEREVFVAGLSAGGAMAVIVGTLYPDLFAAVGVHSGLPFASAQDLPSALAAMKGGAMPNAQRKAPAGGVPIIVFHGDRDTTVNPRNGDELIAQGVRSQAGGKAAKAASIDGSVPNGHRYTRTTHSQADGSPLGEHWVIHGAGHAWSGGSHNGSYTDGKGPDASREMLRFFKTVS, encoded by the coding sequence ATGAAACTACCTGTCAACATGCTGGCGCAGATGCGCGCCGCAACCCGTAATCTGATGGGCAGCGGTCCCGCCGCCGCCACCGAAGCAATCCAGCAGGCGCTGTCCGCCGCCGGTCTGGCGCCGCAGGCGGCAGCCACGCAAGCACCGCCCATGCGTGATATCAATCCTCCGCCGGCACCGGCGCAGGCCCCATCCGAGCCGCCGCAAGCTGACGCCGTACCACCCACGCCTGCACAGGCGGCGCAGGACTTTGCGCAGGATTTCATGGCGCGCCTGGGCGTGCCGGCCGGCCTGGGCCAGCACAGCTTCGACATGCCCAGCTTCGAGCTGCCGAATTTCCACCCGCCCGGTTTCAACGCGCCCGCCGCCACGCCGATCGATGTGCCGGCCGGCGCCCAATTCATCGACGGCGTGTACCGCAACCATGCGGGCACGCGCTCCTACAAGCTGTATATCCCCAGCAGCTACCACGGCCAGGCCATGCCGCTGATCGTCATGCTGCACGGCTGTACGCAAAATCCCGACGATTTCGCCGCCGGCACGCAGATGAATGCGCTGGCCGAAGAAAAGGAATGTTTTGTCGTCTACCCGGCGCAAACGCAGGGCGCCAACAGTTCGCGCTGCTGGAACTGGTTCAACGCCATCGACCAGCAGCGCGACCAGGGCGAACCGTCGCTGATCGCCGGCATCGCCCGGCAAGTGATCGACGAATATCCTGTGAATGAACGCGAAGTGTTCGTCGCCGGCCTGTCGGCGGGCGGCGCCATGGCCGTCATCGTCGGCACCTTGTACCCGGATTTGTTTGCCGCCGTCGGCGTGCATTCTGGCCTGCCCTTCGCCTCGGCGCAGGACTTGCCGTCGGCGCTGGCCGCCATGAAGGGCGGCGCCATGCCCAATGCCCAGCGCAAGGCGCCGGCCGGCGGCGTGCCCATCATCGTTTTTCACGGCGACCGCGACACCACCGTCAATCCGCGCAATGGCGATGAACTGATCGCCCAGGGCGTGCGCAGCCAGGCCGGCGGCAAGGCGGCCAAGGCCGCGTCCATCGACGGCAGCGTGCCGAACGGCCACCGCTACACGCGCACCACGCACAGCCAGGCCGATGGTTCGCCACTGGGCGAGCACTGGGTCATCCACGGCGCCGGCCATGCCTGGTCCGGCGGCAGCCATAACGGCAGTTATACGGACGGCAAAGGGCCGGACGCCAGCCGCGAGATGCTGCGTTTCTTCAAGACCGTCAGCTGA
- a CDS encoding DUF1289 domain-containing protein: MMVAPPPPPAVPLPSPVPSPCVSLCKMNRNSGLCEGCFRTLDEIIAWSKADDDFKRAVWAELPGRESLLDFEPDY, translated from the coding sequence ATGATGGTCGCTCCCCCACCTCCGCCAGCCGTTCCGCTTCCCTCGCCGGTGCCGTCGCCCTGCGTCAGCCTGTGCAAGATGAACCGCAACAGCGGCTTGTGCGAAGGCTGTTTTCGCACGCTCGACGAGATCATCGCCTGGAGCAAGGCCGACGACGACTTCAAGCGCGCCGTGTGGGCCGAATTGCCAGGACGTGAATCCCTGCTCGATTTCGAGCCCGACTACTGA
- a CDS encoding hypoxanthine-guanine phosphoribosyltransferase, which yields MQEFHHNRARDLIKNAELLFDQDTVQASITRMADVLNTRFNAEDSKEFPLVLGVMGGAVVFTGNLLPQLSFPLEFDYIHVSRYGDDDKGGEVVWKVIPRSNVAGRTVIVLDDILDEGETLAHVKQRLLDMGASEVILAVFADKAIGKKKPVQADIVGLVIPNRFVVGFGMDAYGYWRNLPGLWAIKPEDLKQE from the coding sequence ATGCAAGAATTTCATCACAACCGTGCCCGTGACCTGATCAAGAACGCGGAACTGCTGTTCGACCAAGATACCGTGCAGGCGTCGATCACGCGCATGGCCGATGTGCTCAACACGCGCTTCAACGCCGAGGACTCGAAAGAGTTCCCGCTGGTGCTGGGCGTGATGGGCGGCGCCGTCGTATTTACGGGCAACCTGCTGCCACAGCTGAGCTTTCCGCTCGAATTCGACTACATCCACGTGAGCCGCTACGGCGACGACGACAAGGGTGGCGAGGTGGTGTGGAAAGTCATCCCCCGCTCGAATGTAGCGGGCCGCACCGTCATCGTGCTCGACGATATTCTCGACGAAGGCGAAACCCTGGCGCACGTCAAGCAGCGCTTGCTGGACATGGGCGCCTCGGAAGTGATCCTGGCCGTGTTCGCCGACAAGGCCATCGGCAAGAAGAAGCCGGTACAAGCCGACATCGTCGGCCTGGTCATCCCGAACCGCTTCGTCGTCGGCTTCGGCATGGATGCGTATGGCTACTGGCGCAATCTGCCAGGGCTGTGGGCCATCAAGCCTGAGGATTTGAAGCAGGAGTGA
- a CDS encoding response regulator: protein MRFRDISIGVRINAGYAMLIVLMLVVIVLSGSRIYAIRAETDDILQRDWVAAKATSKIHGLAREAATRIGNLPNQHELALRQANQARLEAIKQGIDEQVRILDGLDARPEERRLLEQMHLARADYYVSLKAMFELVERGEDALAEQAIQTQTLPVLEKVLLYVGQLDDLQQQLIRDSAARIRNDIDTSLLLMGGIGLAALLTGLAFAWSARSITRPLGEAVAIATRVANGDLSSVIEVTSRDETGELLQALKDMSTSLAVEQDLRHAVEVAEDATKMKSDFLANMSHEIRTPMNGIIGMTHLALQTDLTSTQRNYLEKVESASKNLLAIIDDILDFSKIEAGKMAFEKVDFFLEDVLAQIADLSVMRAQDKGLELLFDIAPDVPNALQGDPLRLGQVLINLTNNAIKFTEKGEIVVTIRLQQLEEHAAVLRVDVRDTGIGLTPPQRSKLFQAFTQADTSTTRHHGGTGLGLTISKRLVEMMEGEIDLVSEAGVGSTFFFTARFGLAAVPRDNLLLPQQFHGLRVLVVDDNPSAREIFVSMLTALGFEARAVLGGALAIGAVAQARAEGRPYGLVLMDWKMPGMSGLDTLAGIRADAAGIDATPACIMVTAFHREALLEAARQRDLPLDGVLNKPVSASTLLDQIAFVFGGVTGQSRKTQRQSSYRDDERALRGAWLLLVEDNEVNQEVAQHILNDAGIRVDIASNGAIALAKIEENAYDGVLMDCQMPVMDGYQATRKLRQDPRYSNLPVIAMTANAMVGDKEKCLDAGMNDFIAKPIDVAQLFGTLARWIAPATPQEVAAVVAQPEAELPVIAGLKMAEAMRRVGGNAALMRKLLERFVETQFDAMQRIVAAIENNQLETAIREAHTLKGLAGNIGAGGLADSAARVEHLLSLGSHDGLPQALAACTLALDELVPKIVLAMQSRGNAAEAGGAAVAHVAPVDRAQLEAGLRELSQLLQQDDAQAVKHLDGIGPVLVAAGQAEHARQLKRMLGQYDFEGALAQLGEVAEALELTL from the coding sequence AAGGCCACCAGCAAGATCCACGGGCTGGCGCGCGAGGCGGCCACGCGCATCGGCAACCTGCCGAACCAGCACGAGCTGGCGCTGCGCCAGGCGAACCAGGCGCGCCTCGAAGCGATCAAGCAGGGCATCGACGAGCAGGTGCGCATCCTCGACGGCCTCGATGCGCGGCCCGAGGAGCGGCGCCTGCTGGAACAGATGCACCTGGCCCGCGCCGACTATTATGTGTCGCTCAAGGCGATGTTCGAACTGGTCGAGCGCGGCGAGGATGCCCTCGCCGAGCAGGCCATACAGACGCAGACCTTGCCGGTGCTGGAAAAAGTGCTGCTGTACGTGGGCCAGCTCGACGACCTGCAGCAGCAGCTGATCCGCGACAGCGCGGCCAGGATACGCAACGACATCGACACCTCGCTGCTGCTGATGGGCGGCATCGGCCTGGCAGCCTTGCTGACGGGCCTGGCCTTTGCCTGGTCGGCGCGCTCGATCACGCGGCCGCTGGGCGAGGCGGTGGCGATCGCCACGCGCGTGGCCAATGGCGACCTCAGTTCCGTCATCGAAGTGACGTCGCGCGACGAGACGGGCGAATTGCTGCAGGCGCTCAAGGACATGAGCACCAGCCTGGCCGTCGAGCAGGACCTGCGCCACGCCGTCGAAGTGGCCGAGGATGCGACCAAGATGAAGTCGGACTTCCTGGCGAATATGTCCCATGAAATTCGCACGCCGATGAACGGCATCATCGGCATGACCCACCTGGCGCTGCAGACGGACCTCACGTCGACCCAGCGCAACTACCTGGAGAAGGTGGAATCGGCGTCGAAGAACCTGCTGGCCATCATCGACGACATCCTCGATTTCTCGAAGATCGAGGCGGGCAAGATGGCCTTTGAAAAAGTCGATTTCTTCCTCGAGGACGTGCTGGCGCAGATCGCCGACCTGTCCGTGATGCGCGCCCAGGACAAGGGGCTGGAACTGCTGTTCGACATCGCCCCCGATGTGCCGAACGCCTTGCAGGGCGACCCGCTGCGCCTGGGCCAGGTGCTGATCAACCTGACCAACAACGCCATCAAATTTACGGAGAAGGGCGAGATCGTCGTCACCATCCGCCTGCAGCAGCTGGAAGAACATGCGGCCGTGCTGCGCGTGGACGTGCGCGACACGGGCATAGGCCTCACGCCGCCTCAGCGCAGCAAATTGTTCCAGGCTTTTACCCAGGCCGACACGTCCACCACGCGCCACCATGGCGGCACGGGCCTGGGGCTGACCATCAGCAAGCGCCTGGTGGAAATGATGGAAGGCGAGATCGACCTGGTCAGCGAAGCGGGCGTGGGCAGCACCTTTTTCTTCACGGCCCGCTTCGGCCTGGCTGCCGTGCCGCGCGATAATTTGCTATTGCCACAGCAATTCCATGGCCTGCGCGTGCTGGTGGTCGACGACAACCCCAGTGCGCGTGAAATCTTCGTCAGCATGCTGACGGCGCTCGGTTTCGAGGCGCGCGCCGTGCTTGGCGGCGCGCTGGCCATCGGCGCCGTGGCGCAGGCGCGCGCCGAGGGACGCCCGTACGGGCTGGTGCTGATGGACTGGAAAATGCCGGGCATGAGCGGCCTCGATACCCTGGCCGGCATCCGCGCCGATGCCGCCGGCATCGATGCGACGCCGGCCTGCATCATGGTCACGGCCTTCCATCGCGAAGCGCTGCTGGAAGCGGCGCGCCAGCGCGACTTGCCGCTCGACGGCGTCTTGAACAAGCCGGTCAGCGCCTCAACCCTGCTCGACCAGATTGCGTTCGTGTTTGGCGGCGTGACGGGGCAGAGCCGCAAGACGCAGCGCCAGAGCAGCTACCGCGACGATGAGCGCGCCCTGCGCGGCGCCTGGCTGCTGCTGGTTGAGGATAATGAAGTGAACCAGGAAGTGGCGCAGCACATTCTCAACGACGCCGGCATCCGCGTCGACATCGCCAGCAATGGCGCCATCGCCCTGGCGAAGATCGAGGAAAACGCCTATGACGGTGTGCTGATGGATTGCCAGATGCCGGTGATGGATGGCTACCAGGCGACGCGCAAGCTGCGCCAGGACCCGCGTTATTCGAATTTGCCCGTGATCGCCATGACGGCCAATGCCATGGTGGGCGACAAGGAAAAATGCCTGGACGCCGGCATGAACGATTTCATCGCCAAGCCGATCGACGTGGCGCAGCTGTTTGGCACCCTGGCGCGCTGGATCGCGCCGGCCACGCCGCAGGAAGTTGCGGCGGTGGTGGCGCAGCCGGAAGCGGAGCTGCCCGTGATCGCCGGCCTGAAAATGGCGGAGGCCATGCGCCGCGTGGGCGGCAATGCCGCTTTGATGCGAAAATTGCTGGAGCGTTTTGTGGAAACCCAGTTCGACGCGATGCAGCGCATCGTTGCCGCCATCGAGAACAACCAGCTGGAAACGGCGATCCGCGAAGCGCATACCCTGAAGGGCCTGGCCGGCAATATCGGCGCCGGCGGCCTGGCCGACAGCGCCGCGCGGGTCGAGCATTTGCTCAGCCTGGGCTCGCACGACGGCTTGCCGCAGGCGCTGGCCGCCTGCACCCTGGCGCTCGACGAGCTGGTGCCGAAGATCGTGCTGGCGATGCAGTCGCGCGGCAATGCGGCCGAGGCGGGCGGCGCGGCGGTGGCGCACGTGGCGCCGGTGGACCGGGCGCAGCTGGAAGCGGGCTTGCGCGAGCTGTCGCAGCTGCTGCAGCAGGACGATGCGCAGGCCGTCAAGCACCTCGACGGCATCGGCCCCGTGCTGGTCGCGGCCGGGCAGGCGGAACACGCGCGCCAGTTGAAGCGCATGCTGGGACAATACGATTTCGAAGGTGCGCTGGCGCAGCTGGGCGAGGTGGCCGAGGCGCTGGAGCTGACACTGTGA
- a CDS encoding MBL fold metallo-hydrolase gives MPRSPALFPDAMQVFERGWLSSNNILFQGRDDTALIDSGYVTHAPQTLALLRHSLDGRPLDRLLNTHLHSDHCGGNALLQEEYGCHTAIPVSEADKVRAWDVDALSFQATGQQCPRFGFDATVSPGDTLTLAGMRWQALGAPGHDPHSLIFYCADEGILISADALWENGFGVIFPELDGGSGFAEARATLDLIAGLDVRVVIPGHGRPFTDAAGALQRAWSRLDYLASDPVRNAQNAVKVLLKFLLLERQRIALAAIPALLRGMPIFEEANRRFLRQEAAALAEWAVSQLVRAAAARVEGEYLLNEG, from the coding sequence ATGCCGCGATCGCCAGCGCTGTTCCCCGATGCCATGCAGGTGTTCGAACGCGGCTGGCTGTCGTCGAATAACATCCTGTTCCAGGGCCGGGACGACACGGCGCTGATCGACAGCGGCTATGTCACGCATGCGCCGCAAACCCTGGCCCTGCTGCGCCACAGTCTCGATGGCCGTCCCCTGGACCGCCTGCTCAACACCCATCTGCATTCCGACCATTGCGGCGGCAACGCGCTGCTGCAAGAGGAATACGGCTGCCATACGGCCATTCCCGTGTCGGAAGCGGACAAGGTGCGCGCCTGGGACGTCGACGCCCTGAGTTTCCAGGCCACGGGCCAGCAATGCCCGCGCTTCGGTTTTGACGCCACCGTCTCGCCCGGCGACACGTTGACCTTGGCCGGCATGCGCTGGCAAGCGCTGGGCGCGCCCGGCCACGATCCGCACTCGCTGATTTTTTACTGCGCCGACGAGGGCATCCTGATCTCCGCCGACGCCCTGTGGGAAAACGGCTTTGGCGTGATCTTCCCGGAACTCGATGGCGGCTCGGGTTTTGCTGAGGCGCGCGCCACCCTGGACCTGATCGCCGGCCTGGACGTGCGCGTGGTGATCCCCGGCCACGGGCGGCCCTTCACGGATGCCGCCGGCGCCCTGCAGCGCGCCTGGTCTCGCCTCGATTACCTGGCGTCCGACCCCGTGCGCAACGCGCAGAACGCCGTGAAAGTGCTGCTGAAATTCCTGCTGCTGGAACGCCAGCGCATCGCCCTCGCCGCGATACCGGCCCTGCTGCGCGGCATGCCCATCTTCGAAGAGGCCAACCGGCGCTTCCTGCGCCAGGAAGCGGCCGCGCTGGCCGAGTGGGCCGTGTCGCAGCTGGTGAGGGCTGCAGCGGCACGGGTCGAGGGTGAGTACTTGCTCAACGAAGGTTGA
- a CDS encoding MmcQ/YjbR family DNA-binding protein, giving the protein MDLERAKQVCRGFPGATEDIKWSNVLAFCVGGRLFALCGAEAHSTRGMSFKVDAERFLELTDRPGFRPAPYLARAKWVLVASPDALDDDEMAALLHRSYSLIVAGLTKKMQRDIGESAT; this is encoded by the coding sequence ATGGACCTGGAACGGGCGAAGCAAGTGTGCCGCGGCTTTCCCGGCGCGACAGAAGACATCAAATGGAGCAACGTGCTGGCGTTTTGCGTCGGTGGCCGCCTGTTCGCCCTGTGCGGCGCGGAAGCGCACAGCACGCGCGGCATGAGCTTCAAGGTTGATGCGGAACGCTTCCTGGAATTGACGGACCGCCCCGGCTTTCGCCCGGCGCCCTACCTGGCGCGGGCCAAATGGGTGCTGGTCGCCAGTCCCGACGCCCTGGACGACGACGAAATGGCCGCCCTGCTGCACCGCTCATACAGCCTGATTGTGGCGGGGCTGACGAAAAAAATGCAACGTGACATTGGAGAATCAGCAACATGA
- a CDS encoding phenylacetate--CoA ligase family protein, whose amino-acid sequence MTDTLDSLEARAPEARERELMAGLPQLIARAQQAPGWARILDGINAADITSRAALAQLPVTRKSDLKQLQHDALPFGGLNTTPKNALSRVFVSPGPIFDPEGRGPDWWRFARPMYAAGVRAGGLLQNCFSYHFTPAAFMVEGGAARIGCTVIPAGIGQTEMQVQAMADLKPDTYIGTPSFLKLIIEKAREMGADISSVTNAVMGAEALPESLRSWFAENGVPNVFQTYASADIGSIAYETASNGKLNPGMVVDENVLLEIVHPGSGIPVAPGEVGEVVVTVFNADYPLIRFATGDLSAVLVDAPESPCGRTNTRIKGWMGRADQTTKVRAMFVHPSQVHDIARRHPQIKKARLVVSGRMANDEMALHCEVDDPTDASGVEAIIGSIRELTKLRGDVLLVAVGSLAQDGKIIDDVRDYS is encoded by the coding sequence ATGACCGATACGCTCGACAGTCTGGAAGCACGCGCCCCCGAAGCGCGCGAACGCGAATTGATGGCCGGCCTGCCGCAGCTGATCGCGCGCGCACAACAGGCGCCGGGCTGGGCCCGCATTCTCGATGGGATCAACGCGGCCGACATCACCAGCCGCGCCGCGCTGGCGCAGCTGCCCGTGACGCGCAAGTCCGACCTCAAGCAATTGCAGCACGACGCGCTGCCGTTCGGCGGCTTGAACACGACGCCAAAAAACGCCCTGTCGCGCGTGTTCGTCTCGCCCGGCCCCATCTTCGATCCGGAAGGCCGCGGACCCGACTGGTGGCGCTTCGCGCGTCCCATGTATGCGGCCGGCGTGCGCGCCGGCGGCTTGCTGCAGAACTGCTTTTCGTATCACTTCACGCCGGCCGCCTTCATGGTCGAAGGCGGCGCCGCGCGCATCGGCTGCACCGTCATCCCGGCCGGCATCGGCCAGACGGAAATGCAGGTGCAGGCGATGGCCGACCTGAAGCCCGACACGTATATCGGCACGCCGTCATTTTTAAAACTGATCATCGAGAAGGCGCGTGAAATGGGCGCCGACATCAGCAGCGTCACCAATGCCGTGATGGGCGCGGAAGCCTTGCCCGAGTCCTTGCGCAGCTGGTTTGCCGAAAACGGCGTGCCGAACGTGTTCCAGACTTATGCCTCGGCCGATATCGGCAGCATCGCCTATGAAACGGCCAGCAATGGCAAGCTCAATCCGGGCATGGTCGTCGATGAAAACGTGCTGCTGGAGATCGTCCATCCGGGCAGCGGCATTCCCGTCGCGCCGGGCGAGGTGGGCGAAGTCGTCGTCACCGTCTTCAATGCCGACTACCCGCTGATCCGCTTCGCCACGGGCGATCTGTCCGCCGTGCTGGTCGATGCGCCGGAGTCGCCGTGCGGGCGCACGAATACGCGCATCAAAGGCTGGATGGGACGCGCCGACCAGACCACCAAGGTGCGCGCCATGTTCGTGCATCCGTCGCAGGTGCATGACATCGCGCGCCGCCATCCGCAAATCAAGAAGGCGCGGCTGGTCGTGTCCGGGCGCATGGCCAATGACGAGATGGCTTTGCATTGCGAAGTCGACGATCCGACGGACGCCAGCGGCGTGGAAGCCATCATCGGCTCGATCCGCGAACTGACCAAGCTGCGCGGCGACGTGCTGCTGGTGGCCGTGGGCAGCCTGGCGCAGGATGGAAAAATAATCGACGACGTGCGCGATTACAGCTAG
- a CDS encoding response regulator: MRAPASKPTILVVDDTPDNIDLLRAVLEDDYRTKIAVNGERALKIAAGSDQPDLILLDIMMPGMSGYDVCRALKADPATAGIPVIFVTAMSEVADEQLGLALGAVDYITKPISAPIVLARIRTQLAMKQMQDFLRDQNHYLETEVERRVQEVAALQDVTIHAMASLAETRDSETGNHIRRTSHYLKALAEKVRGLPRFRDFLTDKNIELLFKTAPLHDIGKVGIPDHILLKPGRFEPHEMAIMKTHTTLGRDAILAAEHELGIEVDFLKYAKEIAYSHHEKWDGSGYPQGLAGEAIPISARLMALADVYDALISRRIYKQGMDHAQAVRIIVEGRGSHFDAEIVDAFLQIQDQFIAISHRYADGVCEIADKQRQIAPYTENLS; encoded by the coding sequence ATGAGAGCGCCGGCAAGCAAGCCAACCATCCTGGTGGTCGACGACACGCCAGACAATATCGACCTGCTGCGCGCGGTGCTGGAAGACGATTACCGCACCAAGATCGCCGTGAACGGCGAGCGGGCCCTGAAGATCGCCGCCGGCAGCGACCAGCCCGACCTGATCCTGCTCGACATCATGATGCCGGGCATGAGCGGCTACGACGTGTGCCGCGCGCTGAAGGCCGATCCCGCCACGGCCGGCATTCCCGTGATTTTTGTCACGGCCATGAGTGAAGTGGCGGACGAGCAGCTGGGCCTGGCCCTGGGCGCCGTCGATTACATCACCAAGCCGATTTCAGCGCCCATCGTACTGGCGCGCATCAGGACGCAGCTGGCGATGAAGCAGATGCAGGATTTTTTGCGCGACCAGAATCATTACCTGGAAACGGAAGTGGAGCGCCGGGTGCAGGAAGTGGCGGCGCTGCAGGACGTCACGATTCACGCCATGGCCTCGCTGGCCGAGACGCGCGACAGCGAGACGGGCAACCATATCCGCCGCACCTCGCATTACCTGAAGGCGCTGGCCGAGAAGGTGCGGGGCTTGCCGCGTTTCCGCGATTTTTTGACGGACAAGAATATCGAACTGCTGTTCAAGACGGCGCCGCTGCACGACATCGGCAAGGTGGGTATCCCCGACCATATCCTGCTCAAGCCGGGGCGTTTCGAGCCGCACGAAATGGCCATCATGAAGACGCACACCACCTTGGGGCGCGACGCCATCCTGGCGGCCGAGCACGAGCTGGGCATCGAAGTCGATTTCCTCAAGTACGCGAAAGAGATCGCCTACAGCCACCACGAGAAATGGGATGGCAGCGGCTATCCGCAAGGCCTGGCCGGCGAAGCCATCCCGATTTCGGCGCGCCTGATGGCGCTGGCCGACGTGTACGATGCCCTGATCAGCCGTCGCATCTACAAGCAGGGCATGGACCATGCGCAGGCCGTGCGGATCATCGTCGAAGGACGCGGCTCGCATTTCGACGCCGAGATCGTTGACGCCTTTTTGCAGATCCAGGACCAGTTCATCGCCATCTCCCACCGCTATGCGGACGGTGTGTGCGAAATCGCCGACAAGCAGCGCCAGATCGCGCCCTACACCGAGAACCTCAGCTGA